The following coding sequences are from one Leucoraja erinacea ecotype New England chromosome 2, Leri_hhj_1, whole genome shotgun sequence window:
- the stx17 gene encoding syntaxin-17 isoform X2: protein MAERPAKLRYRRLEPTILKFIKVAIPTDLERLQKHLINIEKYQRFSQWDKVHQEHINASRTVQQLRANMREMETICLRVRDEDSQTLETIISPLKERAAAAVEEFLKVHSQCSEVSSNHGRTENSQDPHSSLLRSQTIAGTFASIQDSGTSLPQHSVQLSLPLPQIPQDHDAAESWENLEENLIDLSNLVTEFSQQLHLECQCDSFESRPNRRRLTALKTMSVLLLRMLKREPGTWRRPLNINLQCCLWQVLSLVV from the exons ATGGCAGAACGTCCTGCAAAATTGAGATATCGACGGTTAGAACCAACTATCCTGAAATTTATTAAAGTTGCAATCCCAACGGACTTGGAGCGGTTACAGAAACACCTGATAAATATTGAGAAG TATCAGCGATTCAGTCAATGGGACAAGGTGCACCAGGAGCACATTAACGCAAGCCGTACTGTTCAG CAACTACGAGCTAACATGAGGGAAATGGAAACAATATGCCTTCGAGTAAGAGATGAAGATTCCCAAACTTTGGAGACGATAATAAGTCCTTTAAAGGAACGGGCTGCAGCAGCAGTGGAGGAGTTCCTGAAAGTCCATTCACAGTGTTCAGAAGTGTCCAGTAACCATGGACGTACAGAGAATTCACAGGACCCACACTCATCTCTACTGCGGTCCCAAACTATAGCAG GGACATTCGCGAGTATCCAAGACTCTGGCACATCACTGCCCCAACATTCAGTTCAGCTCAGTCTGCCCCTGCCACAGATTCCCCAAGATCATGACGCAGCTGAATCATGGGAAAACCTTGAAGAG AACTTAATTGATCTTAGTAACTTGGTGACTGAATTTTCCCAGCAGCTTCAT CTGGAGTGCCAGTGTGATTCCTTTGAATCTAGACCCAACAGGAGAAGATTGACAGCATTGAAGACCATGTCAGTACTGCTGCTGAGAATGTTGAAGAGGGAACCAGGAACCTGGCGAAG GCCGCTAAATATAAACTTGCAATGTTGCCTGTGGCAGGTGCTCTCATTGGTGGTGTGA
- the stx17 gene encoding syntaxin-17 isoform X1 — translation MAERPAKLRYRRLEPTILKFIKVAIPTDLERLQKHLINIEKYQRFSQWDKVHQEHINASRTVQQLRANMREMETICLRVRDEDSQTLETIISPLKERAAAAVEEFLKVHSQCSEVSSNHGRTENSQDPHSSLLRSQTIAGTFASIQDSGTSLPQHSVQLSLPLPQIPQDHDAAESWENLEENLIDLSNLVTEFSQQLHTQQEKIDSIEDHVSTAAENVEEGTRNLAKAAKYKLAMLPVAGALIGGVIGGPIGLLAGFKVAGAAAAVGGGILGFTGGRMLLKKQQQKIDQELALSSSCPELNTKAGKKSS, via the exons ATGGCAGAACGTCCTGCAAAATTGAGATATCGACGGTTAGAACCAACTATCCTGAAATTTATTAAAGTTGCAATCCCAACGGACTTGGAGCGGTTACAGAAACACCTGATAAATATTGAGAAG TATCAGCGATTCAGTCAATGGGACAAGGTGCACCAGGAGCACATTAACGCAAGCCGTACTGTTCAG CAACTACGAGCTAACATGAGGGAAATGGAAACAATATGCCTTCGAGTAAGAGATGAAGATTCCCAAACTTTGGAGACGATAATAAGTCCTTTAAAGGAACGGGCTGCAGCAGCAGTGGAGGAGTTCCTGAAAGTCCATTCACAGTGTTCAGAAGTGTCCAGTAACCATGGACGTACAGAGAATTCACAGGACCCACACTCATCTCTACTGCGGTCCCAAACTATAGCAG GGACATTCGCGAGTATCCAAGACTCTGGCACATCACTGCCCCAACATTCAGTTCAGCTCAGTCTGCCCCTGCCACAGATTCCCCAAGATCATGACGCAGCTGAATCATGGGAAAACCTTGAAGAG AACTTAATTGATCTTAGTAACTTGGTGACTGAATTTTCCCAGCAGCTTCAT ACCCAACAGGAGAAGATTGACAGCATTGAAGACCATGTCAGTACTGCTGCTGAGAATGTTGAAGAGGGAACCAGGAACCTGGCGAAG GCCGCTAAATATAAACTTGCAATGTTGCCTGTGGCAGGTGCTCTCATTGGTGGTGTGATTGGAGGGCCTATTGGTCTCCTGGCAGGCTTCAAAGTGGCAGGGGCTGCAGCTGCAGTTGGAGGAGGGATACTGGGCTTCACAGGAGGCAGAATGTTGCTGAAGAAACAGCAGCAGAAGATAGATCAAGAACTGGCACTTTCTTCCAGCTGCCCCGAGCTGAACACTAAAGCTGGAAAAAAATCTAGCTGA